One part of the Terrimicrobium sacchariphilum genome encodes these proteins:
- a CDS encoding ArsR/SmtB family transcription factor produces MRPLYHPSKEDISTEGILYALSDPIRAQIYSEISCSEEAPTCSNFLTLKNHKLPKSTLCQHFKILREAGLIRSERKGVELRNVSRCGDLKERFGDLIRAVLVAYGLKVGESVQNVPSEPKKKSVAEKSRPR; encoded by the coding sequence ATGAGACCGCTGTACCATCCCTCGAAGGAGGACATCTCGACGGAGGGTATTCTCTACGCCCTCTCGGACCCGATCCGGGCCCAGATTTACTCGGAGATTTCGTGTTCCGAGGAAGCTCCCACCTGCTCGAATTTCCTCACCCTCAAAAACCACAAGCTTCCCAAGTCCACCCTCTGCCAGCATTTCAAGATCCTGCGCGAGGCGGGCCTCATCCGCAGCGAACGCAAGGGCGTCGAACTGCGCAACGTCAGCCGCTGCGGCGACCTGAAGGAACGGTTTGGCGATTTGATTCGCGCCGTCCTCGTCGCCTATGGCCTCAAGGTCGGCGAATCGGTTCAGAACGTCCCGTCCGAACCCAAAAAGAAGTCCGTCGCGGAAAAGAGCCGCCCGCGTTAA
- a CDS encoding SDR family NAD(P)-dependent oxidoreductase, which produces MSKLDGKIAVVTGGSSGIGLAIAQKFVEEGAYVFITGRRPAELEKAVAAIGKNVTAVQSDVAKLEDLDRLYEQVKAEKGALDIIVANAGIAEFAPLGEITVEHYDKIFDINVRGVLFTTQKALPLLRDGGSIVVVASVVQYLGFPGATVYSATKAAVRSFVRTWAAELKGRGIRVNSLSPGPIDTPILDGQHKSKEDADATKAGLAQMVPLGRLGRSEEIAAAALFLASSDSSYSTGIDLLSDGGMADI; this is translated from the coding sequence ATGTCAAAACTCGACGGAAAAATCGCAGTGGTCACGGGCGGCAGCAGCGGCATTGGCCTCGCCATCGCGCAGAAGTTTGTGGAAGAGGGCGCCTATGTCTTCATCACCGGCCGCAGGCCGGCGGAACTCGAGAAGGCCGTGGCGGCCATCGGCAAAAACGTTACCGCCGTGCAGAGCGATGTCGCAAAGCTCGAGGATCTCGACCGCCTCTATGAGCAGGTGAAAGCCGAGAAAGGTGCGCTGGACATCATTGTCGCCAATGCCGGAATCGCGGAGTTTGCTCCTCTGGGCGAGATAACGGTGGAGCACTATGACAAGATCTTCGACATCAATGTCCGGGGAGTTCTCTTCACCACGCAAAAGGCGCTGCCCCTCCTGAGGGATGGCGGGTCAATCGTGGTGGTGGCGTCCGTCGTGCAGTACCTCGGCTTCCCCGGGGCGACGGTGTATTCCGCCACCAAGGCGGCGGTACGTTCGTTTGTCCGTACCTGGGCGGCGGAGTTGAAGGGCCGCGGCATTCGTGTCAACAGTCTCAGCCCGGGACCGATCGACACGCCGATCCTCGATGGGCAGCACAAGAGCAAGGAAGATGCCGACGCCACGAAGGCCGGTCTCGCGCAGATGGTGCCCCTCGGCCGACTTGGACGTTCGGAGGAGATTGCCGCAGCGGCGCTGTTTCTCGCGTCGAGCGACAGCAGCTATTCCACTGGCATCGATCTGCTCTCCGACGGCGGCATGGCCGATATTTAA
- the leuB gene encoding 3-isopropylmalate dehydrogenase, which translates to MGKSYKIAVLAGDGIGPEVMAQALRVLAVVETKFSLKFEFFERLVGGAAIDGAGKALPEETLKTCEDCQAILFGSVGGPKWESLPPAEQPERGALLPLRKHFGLFANLRPAVCLPELTHASPLHPTIVEGGFDVLCVRELTGGLYFGEPKYIKQEGNEHFAVDTMVYWESEIRRIAKVAFEAARRRKSHVTSIDKANVLQNGVLWRRVVDEVGKDYPDVTLDHLYVDNAAMQLVRRPKFFDVVLAENLFGDILSDEMAMLTGSLGMLPSASLGETHEGSTSRFGMYEPSGGSAPDIAGKGIANPIAQILSSAMLLRFSCGEEAAAAAIEAAVKKVIADGLRTADIHTPGTTKVDTAGMGQAIADAVAVA; encoded by the coding sequence ATGGGTAAATCTTACAAAATCGCCGTCCTTGCCGGCGATGGCATTGGCCCCGAGGTGATGGCGCAGGCCCTCCGCGTGCTGGCCGTGGTCGAGACGAAATTCTCGCTGAAATTTGAGTTTTTTGAACGTCTGGTCGGCGGAGCCGCCATTGACGGAGCTGGCAAAGCCCTGCCCGAGGAGACCCTCAAGACGTGTGAAGACTGCCAGGCCATCCTTTTCGGGTCTGTGGGCGGCCCCAAGTGGGAATCCCTGCCTCCGGCCGAGCAGCCGGAGCGAGGTGCCCTGCTGCCCCTGCGCAAGCATTTCGGACTTTTTGCGAACCTTCGCCCGGCGGTCTGTCTGCCGGAGTTGACCCATGCCTCGCCGTTGCACCCGACGATCGTCGAGGGCGGGTTTGACGTTCTCTGTGTCCGCGAACTCACCGGCGGTCTGTATTTCGGTGAGCCCAAGTACATTAAGCAGGAAGGCAATGAGCATTTCGCCGTCGATACGATGGTATACTGGGAGAGCGAAATCCGCCGCATTGCGAAGGTGGCCTTCGAAGCCGCCCGCCGCCGCAAGTCGCACGTCACCTCGATCGACAAGGCCAACGTGCTCCAGAACGGCGTCCTCTGGCGTCGTGTGGTGGACGAGGTAGGCAAGGATTACCCCGACGTGACCCTCGACCACCTGTATGTCGACAACGCCGCCATGCAACTCGTGCGCCGACCCAAGTTTTTTGACGTCGTTCTCGCCGAGAATCTCTTCGGAGACATCCTCAGCGACGAAATGGCCATGCTCACCGGTTCGCTGGGCATGCTCCCGAGCGCCAGCCTGGGCGAAACCCACGAGGGTTCCACCTCCCGGTTCGGCATGTACGAGCCGAGCGGCGGGTCCGCCCCCGACATCGCAGGCAAGGGCATTGCCAACCCGATCGCCCAGATCCTTTCCTCCGCCATGCTGCTCCGTTTCTCCTGTGGAGAAGAGGCTGCGGCTGCCGCCATCGAGGCTGCGGTGAAGAAGGTGATCGCCGACGGATTGCGCACCGCCGACATCCATACGCCGGGCACCACGAAGGTGGATACGGCGGGAATGGGGCAGGCGATCGCCGATGCCGTTGCGGTTGCGTAA
- a CDS encoding rod shape-determining protein, with amino-acid sequence MFDNVLGFFSNDIGIDLGTANTLVYVKDHGIVLREPSVVAVQQGTKKVLAVGDEAKRMLGRTPGNIVAIRPLKDGVIADFEITEAMLRHFISKVHNRRRMVRPRVVIAVPSGITEVEKRAVKDSATRAGAREVYLIEEPMAAAIGVGLPVQDAAGNMIIDIGGGTTEVALISLSGIVFSRSVRVAGDELDESIINYMKRAYNLMIGERTAEEIKIKIGSAYKLEKENTMEVKGRDLVAGLPKTITISSQEVREALLEPISTIVDSVRITLERCPPELSADLVDRGLVLAGGGALLRGLDRLLQEETGLPVHVAEDPLSAVAEGTGKALEELRFLRAVASHEHTGSQSSH; translated from the coding sequence ATGTTTGATAACGTCCTCGGGTTTTTCTCCAATGACATCGGTATCGACCTCGGTACCGCCAACACCCTCGTTTACGTAAAGGACCACGGCATCGTTCTTCGTGAGCCTTCCGTGGTTGCTGTCCAGCAGGGCACCAAAAAGGTGCTCGCGGTCGGTGACGAGGCCAAGCGCATGCTGGGCCGTACCCCCGGCAACATCGTAGCCATCCGCCCGCTCAAGGACGGTGTGATCGCGGATTTCGAGATCACAGAGGCCATGTTGCGCCATTTCATCAGCAAGGTGCACAACCGCCGTCGCATGGTTCGTCCCCGGGTGGTGATCGCTGTCCCCAGCGGCATCACCGAGGTGGAGAAGCGCGCGGTAAAGGATTCCGCCACCCGCGCGGGCGCCCGTGAGGTTTACCTCATCGAGGAGCCCATGGCTGCGGCCATCGGCGTCGGCCTCCCGGTGCAGGACGCGGCGGGCAACATGATCATCGATATCGGCGGCGGCACCACCGAGGTGGCGCTCATCTCGCTCTCCGGCATCGTTTTCAGCCGCAGCGTGCGTGTGGCGGGCGACGAGCTCGACGAGTCGATCATCAACTACATGAAGCGGGCTTACAACCTCATGATCGGTGAGCGCACCGCTGAGGAGATCAAGATCAAGATCGGCTCCGCCTACAAGCTGGAGAAGGAGAACACGATGGAGGTCAAGGGTCGCGATCTCGTGGCTGGTCTGCCAAAAACCATCACCATCTCCTCGCAGGAAGTGCGCGAAGCGCTCCTGGAACCCATCTCGACGATCGTGGACTCCGTCCGCATCACGCTCGAGCGATGCCCTCCCGAGCTTTCCGCCGACCTTGTGGACCGCGGTCTCGTGCTTGCGGGTGGCGGCGCTTTGCTGCGCGGCCTGGACCGTCTCCTCCAGGAGGAGACCGGCCTGCCCGTGCATGTTGCCGAGGACCCGCTCAGCGCGGTGGCCGAGGGAACTGGCAAGGCGCTGGAGGAGCTCCGCTTCCTCCGCGCGGTGGCTTCTCACGAGCACACGGGTTCCCAGTCCTCGCACTAA
- the mreC gene encoding rod shape-determining protein MreC codes for MNRLLLVIVFLIVAGAVLLSTLGSDAMHKMQSGFLGIVAPFVKTGSAVQRQIGEMGSGLKNLDELEAEYNRLTVENRELRTENQLLRDIEAENNKLRQALEYRERSVFKLLPARVISRDGSTWWSTIKINRGFEDGVEVDEPVLTDAGLVGKTTTVAKNESIVLLITDETCKVAGKVEGSREQGILSGVRVQQSDTPGLLQMDFLSKQANLQPGQKIYSAGVSNGVFPSGIPIGVVKSFQVRALDGRAIVEPAVDTSMVEDVFVIVGAK; via the coding sequence ATGAATCGACTGCTTCTTGTTATCGTTTTCCTGATCGTGGCGGGAGCTGTGCTGCTCTCGACGCTTGGTTCCGATGCGATGCACAAGATGCAGTCTGGTTTCCTCGGCATCGTCGCTCCGTTTGTCAAAACCGGTTCCGCCGTGCAGCGGCAGATCGGTGAAATGGGCTCGGGGTTGAAGAACCTCGATGAACTGGAGGCCGAGTACAACAGGCTCACGGTGGAAAACCGGGAGCTGCGCACGGAGAATCAGCTGCTCCGTGACATCGAGGCCGAGAACAACAAGCTGCGCCAGGCGCTCGAGTATCGCGAGCGCTCGGTCTTCAAGCTGCTCCCGGCCCGGGTTATCTCGCGCGACGGGTCGACATGGTGGAGCACGATCAAGATCAACCGTGGCTTCGAGGATGGCGTCGAGGTGGACGAGCCTGTCTTGACTGATGCGGGCCTGGTCGGCAAGACGACCACGGTCGCAAAGAACGAGTCCATCGTCCTCCTCATCACCGACGAGACCTGCAAGGTCGCGGGCAAGGTGGAGGGGAGCCGGGAGCAGGGAATACTCTCGGGTGTGCGGGTGCAGCAGAGCGACACGCCCGGGCTGCTCCAGATGGATTTCCTTTCCAAGCAAGCCAACCTGCAGCCAGGCCAGAAGATTTACAGCGCCGGTGTCAGCAACGGCGTTTTCCCCTCGGGGATTCCCATCGGAGTCGTGAAAAGTTTCCAGGTGCGTGCGCTCGACGGGAGGGCTATCGTCGAACCCGCCGTGGATACTTCGATGGTCGAAGATGTCTTCGTAATCGTCGGAGCCAAATGA
- the mrdA gene encoding penicillin-binding protein 2, protein MRRTGPALRFVFVGVVIVLALSALVARLWIVQIAHGAEYTAKTGSTSRVTVRIPAVRGEILDRNGIPLVQNRASFDVDFYLPDMVSAYRRTHNNQVPKVRYRGTVRNMPKDMEEADVARIVSEQIIPRLEELGVAQDYNAKRLQIHFRNKSEIPFNYMQDLDFEKMAVLSENNLGLPGVSVTKKPVRQYVYGSLAAHLLGYVGAPNNLEKLPDINKYKFYEPDTEGKAQIELFMNEYLKGTAGVKILQRDAKGQIMRNDVEIVEPKQGDNVYLTIDARIQYIAEKALRAVGRGAAVVIDPNNGDVLAMASVPSYDPNKFIPSIAAKDWIELNKDETNPMLNRAISAYAPGSTYKVPIGLAGLRAGVGDKTFTCSGGVTYGNKYMMCWVTQKHLPPHGTLRLPDALKYSCNAFFYQYGNAAGIDNIVAMGNMLGLGQKSGLPLSGEMAGVLPGPDYLAQVSPNERWSSGYTANTSIGQGMVLASPIQMAMIAATVANGGTCYYPRLIDKVVAQDGKVVLQEPARVRTDLIKDGGLTREQIEKVRLGMDKVVNEGGGTAGKARIKGVEVAGKTGTAQFWRNGVKDNHTWFICFAPYEAPKYAVCVLVQGAQSGGGVAAPIAAKILEDTFALEKTPEAPAEPPAPDAAPTPPPPPLVAWLDPAVGNFNHVDSVDFGRDIPAATTVTADQDTGTGDNTSGGGQESQVAAAPSVRDEADEGGRVRNRQNAKPSGLEKFFNFFRGGDKKKKESNPSPNRSR, encoded by the coding sequence ATGAGGCGTACGGGACCAGCTCTGCGTTTTGTCTTTGTCGGAGTCGTCATCGTGCTGGCACTCTCCGCGCTGGTGGCCCGCCTTTGGATCGTCCAGATCGCTCATGGTGCGGAGTACACGGCGAAGACCGGGTCCACCTCGCGGGTGACGGTGCGCATTCCCGCCGTACGCGGTGAGATTCTCGACCGCAATGGCATCCCGCTGGTCCAGAACCGCGCCAGCTTTGACGTCGACTTTTACCTGCCCGACATGGTCTCGGCCTACCGGCGGACTCATAACAACCAGGTCCCCAAGGTGCGGTATCGCGGCACGGTGCGCAACATGCCCAAGGACATGGAGGAGGCCGACGTGGCGCGCATCGTCTCCGAGCAGATCATTCCCCGCCTGGAGGAGCTGGGTGTCGCTCAGGACTACAACGCCAAGCGCCTGCAGATCCACTTTCGGAACAAGAGTGAGATCCCGTTCAACTACATGCAGGATCTCGACTTCGAGAAGATGGCCGTGCTTTCCGAGAACAACCTCGGGCTGCCGGGCGTCAGCGTGACGAAAAAGCCCGTGCGGCAGTATGTCTATGGCTCGCTGGCCGCCCACCTGCTTGGTTACGTCGGCGCTCCCAACAATCTTGAGAAGCTGCCCGACATCAACAAGTACAAGTTTTACGAGCCGGATACCGAGGGCAAGGCCCAGATCGAACTCTTCATGAACGAGTACCTCAAGGGCACGGCGGGGGTGAAAATCCTCCAGCGTGACGCCAAGGGGCAGATCATGCGCAATGACGTGGAGATCGTGGAGCCGAAGCAGGGCGACAATGTCTACCTCACGATCGACGCTCGCATCCAATACATCGCGGAGAAGGCCCTCCGTGCTGTCGGTCGCGGCGCCGCCGTGGTGATCGACCCGAACAATGGCGACGTGCTCGCGATGGCTTCCGTGCCGTCCTACGATCCGAATAAATTCATCCCTTCCATCGCGGCGAAGGACTGGATCGAGCTGAACAAGGACGAGACCAATCCGATGCTCAACCGGGCCATCAGCGCTTACGCTCCGGGGTCCACCTACAAGGTCCCCATCGGCCTCGCCGGTCTCCGCGCCGGGGTGGGCGACAAGACATTTACCTGCTCGGGCGGCGTCACCTACGGCAATAAATACATGATGTGCTGGGTGACGCAGAAGCATCTCCCGCCGCACGGGACCCTGAGGCTCCCCGATGCGCTGAAATACTCCTGCAACGCCTTCTTCTACCAGTACGGCAATGCCGCCGGCATCGATAACATCGTGGCGATGGGCAACATGCTCGGCCTGGGGCAGAAGTCCGGCCTTCCACTTTCCGGAGAGATGGCTGGTGTATTGCCGGGTCCTGATTATCTGGCTCAGGTCAGCCCCAACGAGCGCTGGTCGAGCGGCTATACGGCCAATACCTCAATCGGCCAGGGCATGGTGCTGGCCTCGCCCATCCAGATGGCCATGATCGCAGCGACTGTGGCCAATGGCGGTACCTGTTATTACCCCCGTCTGATCGACAAGGTCGTCGCCCAGGACGGCAAGGTGGTCCTGCAGGAGCCTGCACGGGTGCGCACCGACCTGATCAAGGATGGCGGGCTGACCCGCGAGCAGATCGAGAAGGTCCGCCTCGGCATGGACAAGGTCGTTAACGAAGGCGGCGGCACTGCGGGCAAGGCCCGAATCAAAGGCGTCGAGGTCGCGGGCAAGACCGGCACCGCCCAGTTCTGGCGCAATGGCGTGAAGGACAACCACACGTGGTTCATCTGTTTTGCTCCCTACGAGGCTCCGAAGTACGCAGTGTGCGTGCTGGTGCAGGGCGCTCAATCTGGCGGCGGCGTGGCGGCTCCGATCGCGGCCAAGATCCTCGAGGACACCTTTGCCTTGGAGAAAACACCCGAGGCCCCGGCGGAACCCCCGGCCCCGGATGCCGCACCGACTCCCCCTCCGCCGCCTCTGGTGGCATGGCTCGATCCCGCCGTGGGAAATTTCAATCACGTCGACAGCGTCGATTTCGGGCGCGACATCCCGGCTGCCACGACGGTGACGGCCGACCAGGACACCGGCACGGGGGACAACACCTCGGGCGGCGGCCAGGAAAGTCAGGTCGCAGCGGCTCCGAGCGTACGTGATGAAGCGGATGAAGGCGGCCGCGTGCGCAATCGTCAAAACGCCAAGCCCTCGGGCTTGGAAAAATTCTTCAATTTCTTCCGCGGAGGGGACAAAAAGAAAAAGGAATCAAATCCTTCCCCCAATCGCAGTAGATGA
- a CDS encoding Rne/Rng family ribonuclease, giving the protein MIETVKRILGLGKKTTGIKLIVNCERLEKRVALLEDNRLEELTTERESDRNIVGAIYKGKVRNIEPGIKAMFVDIGFEKNAFLQFWDAIPAALDSGVEAVSRGGGKNNQKKQKITHKDVPNIYPVGSDILVQVKKGPIGTKGPRITTDVSLAGRYLVLMPFNEQCGISRKIDDPKERERLRKILQELDIPEGMGVIMRTVGQGQRARYFVRDLSLLLEQWAEIQRGMEELPAPACLYAESDLIDRTVRDFLTDDVDSIMVDDQKAFERMQNLVGQISKRARKRVQLYTGTQPIFDCFGVQSQIDAAFHRQVWLPCGGYIVIDETEALIAVDVNTGRNKGSKDMEKTILQTNLEAADEICRQMRLRNIGGIIIADFIDMKSRKDQQSVYQRIKERLKRDKARTHVLPISQLGLMEMTRQRAAESLASTQFVPCPHCGGKGVIKSPMTMSVELQRALHTVMRQNQESVHEIKVIVHPDLLNRLRNEDEEHLVDIERRYAGRLSFRADPTFHPEKFVITNAVTGAEIKA; this is encoded by the coding sequence ATGATCGAAACAGTCAAAAGAATTTTGGGCCTAGGCAAGAAGACCACAGGAATTAAACTCATCGTCAACTGCGAGCGCCTCGAGAAACGGGTCGCTCTCCTCGAGGACAACCGCCTCGAGGAACTGACCACGGAACGCGAGTCCGACCGCAATATTGTCGGCGCGATCTACAAGGGCAAGGTGCGGAACATCGAGCCGGGCATCAAGGCGATGTTCGTCGATATCGGGTTTGAGAAAAACGCGTTCCTGCAATTCTGGGATGCCATCCCGGCGGCGCTCGACAGCGGCGTGGAAGCCGTGAGCCGAGGCGGTGGCAAGAACAACCAGAAGAAGCAGAAGATCACTCACAAGGATGTGCCGAACATTTACCCGGTCGGCTCGGATATCCTCGTGCAGGTGAAAAAAGGCCCGATCGGAACGAAGGGACCCCGCATCACCACCGATGTGAGCCTCGCCGGTCGCTATCTCGTGCTCATGCCGTTCAATGAGCAGTGCGGTATCTCGCGCAAGATCGATGATCCCAAGGAGCGCGAGCGCCTGCGCAAGATCCTGCAGGAGCTCGATATCCCCGAGGGCATGGGCGTCATCATGCGCACCGTGGGCCAGGGGCAGCGCGCCCGCTATTTTGTTCGTGACCTCAGCCTGCTCCTGGAGCAGTGGGCGGAGATTCAGCGCGGCATGGAGGAGCTTCCGGCTCCGGCCTGCCTGTATGCCGAGAGCGACCTCATTGATCGCACCGTGCGCGACTTTCTCACCGACGATGTGGATTCCATCATGGTCGATGACCAGAAGGCGTTTGAACGGATGCAGAATCTCGTCGGCCAGATCTCCAAGCGCGCCCGCAAGCGCGTGCAGCTCTACACGGGCACTCAGCCGATCTTCGATTGCTTCGGAGTTCAGTCCCAGATCGACGCGGCCTTTCACCGTCAGGTCTGGCTGCCCTGCGGCGGCTACATCGTGATCGACGAAACCGAGGCGCTCATCGCGGTCGACGTGAATACGGGCCGCAACAAGGGATCGAAGGATATGGAGAAAACCATCCTCCAGACCAACCTTGAGGCGGCGGACGAGATTTGCCGCCAGATGCGCCTGCGCAATATCGGCGGCATCATCATTGCGGACTTCATCGACATGAAGAGCCGCAAGGACCAGCAGTCCGTCTACCAGCGCATCAAGGAGCGCCTGAAGCGCGACAAGGCCCGCACCCACGTGCTTCCGATTTCGCAGCTCGGTCTCATGGAGATGACCCGTCAGCGTGCGGCGGAAAGCCTCGCCAGCACGCAGTTCGTGCCGTGCCCGCATTGCGGCGGCAAGGGCGTGATCAAGAGTCCCATGACGATGAGTGTCGAGCTTCAGCGCGCCCTGCACACCGTGATGCGGCAGAACCAGGAGAGCGTGCATGAGATCAAGGTCATCGTGCATCCCGACCTGCTCAACCGCCTGCGCAACGAGGACGAGGAGCATCTCGTCGACATCGAGCGCCGCTACGCCGGTCGCCTCAGCTTCCGTGCCGATCCGACGTTCCATCCGGAGAAGTTTGTCATCACCAACGCTGTCACCGGCGCCGAGATCAAGGCGTAG